The following DNA comes from Halorhabdus tiamatea SARL4B.
ACCGATGGGAGCCACGCCGGCGAGAACTCCTTCAACCTCGACGAACTCCGGGAGTACGGCATCGAGTGGTACGACGACCGTGCCGAGGGTGGCTCGGTGCGGACCGAACCACAATCCGGCCGAGGTGACCGACCGTGAGTCTCGAAATCGACCTCGCGACCGGCCTGCTGTACCTGCTGGTGTTCCCCGGGTTCGCGTTCCTGTTCACCTACGCGTTGGCCGCCGAGTACGTCGACCGGAAACTCTACGCGCGCGTCCAGAATCGCGTCGGGCCGCCGCCGCTGCAGCCCCTGGCTGACTTCCTGAAGCTGCTGGCCAAGGAGTCGGCGGTCCCCGAGGACGCGACCGCACGGATCTACAAGGCGGCTCCACTGACTGGGTTGGCCGGCGTCTTGACCGCGATGTTGTACATCCCGGTCTGGAGCGAGACGGCGGCGATGTCCTTCGAGGGCGATCTGGTCGTCGTCCTCTTTTTGCTCTCGCTGCCGTCGTTCTCGCTGTTCTTCGGCGGGTGGTACTCCGGGAACGTCTTCAGCCAGGTCGGGACCACCCGGACGATCACGCAACTGTTCGGCTACGAGATCCCGTTCTTCCTGGCGTGCTTTGCCCCGGCGGTCGCCGCGGGGACGCTCGAACTCTCGGGCATCGTCGCGTTCGTCGGGTCGAACCCGCTGCACATGCTCGTCTTCCTCCCGGCGTTCGTCGTCGGACTG
Coding sequences within:
- a CDS encoding complex I subunit 1/NuoH family protein — its product is MSLEIDLATGLLYLLVFPGFAFLFTYALAAEYVDRKLYARVQNRVGPPPLQPLADFLKLLAKESAVPEDATARIYKAAPLTGLAGVLTAMLYIPVWSETAAMSFEGDLVVVLFLLSLPSFSLFFGGWYSGNVFSQVGTTRTITQLFGYEIPFFLACFAPAVAAGTLELSGIVAFVGSNPLHMLVFLPAFVVGLLSLQAKLERIPFDAPEAESELATGALVEYSGRKLALFHLTKDVELVVGAALLSALFLGGPYPVGSVEGVAGAALGIAVFLVKTLAIVAVLSILRGVLARLRIEQVLSVFYRWLVPIGLAQIGIVLAVGLYAEGLL